The following are encoded together in the Kribbella sp. CA-293567 genome:
- a CDS encoding ABC transporter ATP-binding protein, with amino-acid sequence MPPPISPPHRASDPTGWGRGRSTRRSPVFWQAPTEPPEVQPFEAAPGTTAGRFLMHVILSARRITVPAALAATVWQVGEAAVPVVMGVAIDRALATGDVGQLVLWIGALVSLYVGLTVAAKFATQLTAYAVQLLQHRLRSTLSIGVLHPVGGAHAPDGGVVSVMTNDVARLANGVQLVIMPIARIVTIAFIAVSLLTTHWLLGLAVLVGAPVAVWSMGMLSERVSRDTREYQGLLASTVGLATDVVAGYRVVKGIRAETEATRRYRQASQETLVGAKRNAGLLGRFLMGSGVVTGIFVAAVMGLAGWFAVDGQLSIGELIAAVGLAQALLPQIQSIANDSIPNLAGSRASSARVLDVLKIDAGVAPEPVDATRQEIPQLPVLEVSTPSATIRVEPGELVGVRADDLTAARLAEAVLDPRGRGGEVAVRLNGIAAGELTAQDYRSRVIVTPHRVMLFSGTIRDNLTATAATPELVAAAVRAAACGDFAADLDLPVGEDGNRLSGGQLQRLALARALASDAPVLVLHDPTTAVDSVTEHTIAERLRDVRAGRSTLLITSSPALLGSCDRVIDLLEDALAPAGTTL; translated from the coding sequence GTGCCGCCGCCCATCTCACCACCCCACCGAGCCTCCGACCCGACCGGGTGGGGCCGCGGACGTTCGACCCGTCGGTCACCTGTGTTCTGGCAGGCGCCCACCGAGCCGCCCGAGGTGCAGCCGTTCGAGGCCGCCCCGGGGACCACCGCCGGACGATTCCTGATGCACGTGATCCTGTCGGCGCGGAGAATCACCGTTCCTGCGGCACTGGCGGCGACCGTCTGGCAGGTGGGCGAGGCAGCGGTCCCGGTGGTGATGGGCGTCGCGATCGACCGAGCCCTGGCAACCGGGGACGTGGGGCAGTTGGTGCTGTGGATCGGCGCACTGGTGTCCTTGTACGTCGGCTTGACGGTGGCGGCGAAGTTCGCCACCCAACTGACCGCGTATGCGGTGCAGCTGCTGCAGCACCGCCTCCGAAGCACCCTCTCGATCGGCGTACTGCATCCGGTCGGCGGCGCCCACGCGCCGGACGGAGGCGTCGTCTCGGTGATGACCAACGACGTCGCCCGCCTGGCCAACGGGGTTCAGCTCGTGATCATGCCGATCGCGAGAATCGTGACCATCGCATTCATCGCCGTCTCACTGCTGACGACGCATTGGCTGCTCGGGCTGGCGGTGCTGGTGGGAGCACCGGTGGCCGTGTGGTCGATGGGCATGCTCAGTGAGAGGGTGTCCCGGGACACCCGGGAGTACCAGGGACTGCTGGCCTCCACCGTCGGACTGGCCACTGATGTCGTGGCCGGATATCGAGTGGTCAAGGGCATCCGTGCCGAGACCGAGGCGACCAGAAGGTACCGGCAGGCCAGCCAGGAGACGCTCGTCGGCGCCAAGCGCAACGCGGGACTGCTGGGCAGATTTCTGATGGGCTCCGGCGTCGTCACCGGCATCTTCGTTGCCGCGGTGATGGGGCTCGCGGGCTGGTTCGCGGTGGATGGGCAGCTGAGCATCGGCGAGCTGATCGCCGCCGTCGGCCTCGCTCAGGCACTGCTGCCGCAGATCCAGTCGATCGCGAACGATTCGATTCCCAACCTCGCCGGATCCCGCGCCTCGTCCGCGCGGGTCCTCGATGTCCTGAAGATCGACGCCGGCGTGGCGCCCGAGCCTGTCGACGCGACCAGGCAGGAGATTCCGCAGCTACCGGTGCTGGAGGTGTCCACGCCCAGCGCGACGATCCGGGTGGAGCCCGGCGAGCTCGTGGGTGTGCGCGCCGACGACCTGACCGCTGCCCGCCTCGCGGAGGCGGTGCTGGATCCGCGTGGGCGCGGCGGCGAGGTGGCGGTGCGGCTGAACGGAATCGCTGCGGGGGAGCTGACTGCGCAGGACTACCGCTCCCGGGTCATAGTCACGCCGCACCGGGTCATGCTGTTCAGTGGGACGATCCGCGACAATCTCACTGCCACCGCGGCCACACCCGAGCTGGTTGCAGCTGCGGTGCGAGCCGCGGCCTGCGGCGATTTCGCTGCCGATCTCGACCTCCCGGTCGGCGAGGACGGCAACCGCCTCTCCGGCGGCCAGCTTCAGCGACTTGCGCTCGCCCGCGCCCTGGCGAGCGACGCGCCGGTGCTCGTGCTGCACGACCCGACCACGGCTGTCGACTCGGTCACCGAGCACACGATCGCGGAGCGCCTGCGCGACGTTCGCGCAGGCCGCTCCACCCTGCTGATCACTTCGTCGCCCGCCTTGCTGGGCAGCTGCGACCGCGTCATCGACCTGCTCGAGGACGCACTGGCGCCCGCAGGGACAACGCTGTGA
- a CDS encoding ABC transporter ATP-binding protein, giving the protein MSGTSLATEHALPVAGGRETAREVWRLSRGHRLRLLTVGALGIVSTGVNVIPPLIVGFLVDRVQAGTADLGTVLTVTAVMALSAILGAAGTAVTIVLATRVYHTILAALREQLVGRAMTLPQHLVERAGTGDLISRTSDDVTAVADAAPAVIPALTVTAFTIIVSLGGLAALEWPYAAAFAVVLPVYVLVMRWYLRIGPRVYGAERAAMSARAQQILESQRGHATVLGLGLTEQRHHSVMAASWGVAVWTLRARAVQVMLSIRLNFGECLSLATVLVVGFVLIEADASTVGGATAAMLLVLRLLGPLNELVFVIDDLQSALASLSRMIGVTTIPEEAGEPAATADADIAVRLNDVAFGYGDGPRLFDNLTLDIPSGQRIAVVGASGAGKTTLAAVIAGIHRPDAGTVTQPVRTTLITQETHVFAGSLRDNLTLAAPSATDDDIHAALDATGAAGLLDLLPDALDTMIGTGGHSLTDAQAQQLALVRLLLADPELAILDEATAEAGSTHAGLLDRAADAVLRGRTGLVIAHRLSQAATCDRIVVMEHGRIIESGTHDELVAAGGVYGGLWSAWEAGRSMNNK; this is encoded by the coding sequence GTGAGCGGGACATCTTTGGCAACCGAGCACGCACTGCCGGTCGCGGGTGGCAGAGAGACGGCCAGGGAGGTCTGGCGACTCAGCCGCGGGCACAGGCTCCGGCTCCTCACTGTCGGAGCGCTCGGGATCGTCAGCACCGGCGTCAACGTGATCCCGCCACTGATCGTCGGGTTCCTCGTCGACCGAGTGCAGGCAGGTACCGCTGACCTCGGCACCGTACTGACGGTCACGGCGGTCATGGCACTCTCGGCAATTCTCGGCGCGGCCGGTACCGCGGTGACGATCGTGCTTGCCACTCGCGTCTACCACACCATCCTCGCCGCGTTGCGCGAACAGCTCGTGGGCCGCGCCATGACGCTCCCGCAGCATCTCGTCGAGCGCGCCGGGACCGGGGATCTGATCTCCCGGACCAGCGACGACGTCACCGCCGTCGCCGATGCCGCCCCCGCGGTCATCCCCGCGCTCACCGTCACCGCGTTCACCATCATCGTGTCGCTGGGCGGGCTCGCGGCGCTGGAGTGGCCGTACGCCGCCGCGTTCGCCGTCGTACTGCCTGTCTACGTACTCGTCATGCGCTGGTACCTCCGCATCGGTCCGCGGGTGTACGGCGCCGAACGAGCGGCGATGAGCGCCCGGGCGCAGCAGATCCTCGAGTCCCAGCGCGGCCACGCCACCGTGCTCGGGCTCGGGCTGACCGAGCAGCGGCACCACAGCGTGATGGCCGCGTCCTGGGGAGTCGCGGTGTGGACGCTCCGCGCGCGCGCCGTGCAGGTCATGCTCAGCATCCGGCTGAACTTCGGCGAATGTCTGAGCCTGGCCACCGTGCTCGTCGTCGGTTTCGTTTTGATCGAGGCGGACGCGTCCACCGTCGGTGGCGCCACCGCCGCGATGCTGCTCGTCCTGCGCCTGCTCGGCCCGCTCAACGAACTGGTGTTCGTCATCGACGACCTCCAGTCGGCCCTGGCATCGCTGAGCCGGATGATCGGGGTCACCACCATCCCGGAGGAAGCGGGCGAGCCGGCCGCGACAGCGGACGCGGACATCGCCGTGCGGCTGAACGACGTCGCCTTCGGCTACGGCGACGGCCCTCGTCTGTTCGACAACCTCACCCTCGACATCCCCAGTGGTCAGCGCATCGCTGTGGTCGGCGCCTCCGGGGCCGGCAAGACGACGCTTGCCGCCGTCATCGCCGGCATCCATCGACCCGACGCGGGGACGGTGACCCAGCCCGTCCGTACGACGTTGATCACCCAAGAGACGCACGTGTTCGCCGGCAGTCTGCGGGACAATCTCACGCTCGCCGCCCCCAGTGCGACCGACGACGACATCCACGCGGCGCTGGACGCCACCGGGGCAGCCGGTCTGCTCGACCTGCTGCCGGACGCTCTCGACACGATGATCGGCACCGGCGGACATTCGCTCACCGATGCACAGGCTCAACAGCTCGCCCTCGTCCGGCTACTGCTCGCGGACCCTGAACTGGCGATCCTGGACGAGGCGACCGCCGAGGCCGGCTCCACCCATGCCGGGCTGCTGGACCGCGCCGCCGATGCGGTCCTGCGTGGGCGGACCGGGTTGGTGATCGCGCATCGCCTTTCCCAGGCCGCGACCTGTGACCGGATCGTCGTCATGGAGCACGGCCGGATCATCGAGAGCGGAACACATGACGAGCTGGTCGCCGCTGGTGGCGTGTACGGCGGGCTGTGGAGCGCGTGGGAGGCCGGACGGAGCATGAACAACAAGTGA
- a CDS encoding class I SAM-dependent methyltransferase, which produces MTGNVVGTPDNTAVRTALWRALHTQVDEPPHVLEDVLGARLAQDGDGWRERGDMVPGDSRGKRATIVGRARLTEDLVAEAASRGVDQYVILGAGLDTYAQRHPAAGSTMTVFEIDQPETQGWKRSRLIELGYDIPEWLRLVPVDFEANDDWWDRLQAAGFDPARPAVVSWLGVTMYLTEQATTATLERVASLPAGSSLIVTFFLPLEDLLPEDVPIRRASREGARRSGTPFIGFYTPGRMIELARQAGFADAEHVSAAGLADRYFAGRTDGLRPYSGEEVLIATV; this is translated from the coding sequence ATGACGGGAAACGTTGTCGGCACGCCGGACAACACGGCGGTACGGACCGCGCTGTGGCGCGCCTTGCACACCCAGGTGGACGAGCCACCGCATGTCCTCGAGGACGTGCTGGGTGCCCGGCTGGCGCAGGACGGCGACGGCTGGCGCGAGCGCGGAGACATGGTCCCCGGTGACTCGCGGGGAAAGCGAGCCACGATCGTCGGCCGGGCGCGGCTGACCGAGGACCTGGTGGCGGAGGCCGCGAGCCGCGGCGTGGATCAGTACGTGATTCTGGGTGCGGGCCTGGACACCTACGCCCAGCGTCATCCCGCCGCGGGCTCGACCATGACCGTCTTCGAGATCGACCAGCCGGAGACGCAGGGCTGGAAGCGGAGCCGGTTGATCGAACTCGGCTACGACATCCCCGAGTGGTTGCGCCTGGTTCCGGTCGATTTCGAAGCGAACGACGACTGGTGGGATCGACTGCAGGCAGCGGGATTCGATCCCGCGCGTCCCGCGGTGGTGTCCTGGCTGGGCGTCACCATGTACCTGACCGAACAGGCCACGACGGCGACCCTCGAGCGGGTGGCGAGCCTGCCGGCCGGCTCGTCGCTGATCGTCACGTTCTTCCTTCCGCTCGAGGATCTGCTGCCCGAGGACGTACCGATTCGGCGCGCCTCCAGAGAGGGTGCCCGGCGGTCCGGCACGCCTTTCATCGGCTTCTACACGCCCGGCCGGATGATCGAACTGGCACGGCAGGCAGGCTTCGCGGACGCCGAACACGTCTCCGCGGCCGGCCTGGCCGATCGCTACTTCGCGGGCCGGACCGACGGCCTGCGGCCCTACAGCGGCGAGGAAGTGCTGATCGCCACCGTGTGA
- a CDS encoding phosphopantetheine-binding protein, translating to MRLSTEQVIADVADVLYLEPAAIDYELSLRDQGMDSVRLMDLVERWRTAGVAGIDFITLAEDSRLGHWIEVLEKLQAGEEVAS from the coding sequence ATGAGACTGAGCACTGAGCAAGTGATCGCCGACGTCGCCGACGTGTTGTACCTCGAGCCCGCGGCGATCGACTACGAGTTGAGCCTCCGCGACCAGGGGATGGATTCGGTGCGGCTGATGGATCTGGTGGAGCGGTGGCGCACCGCGGGAGTGGCCGGGATCGACTTCATCACCCTGGCCGAGGACTCGCGCCTGGGGCACTGGATCGAGGTCCTGGAGAAGCTCCAGGCCGGCGAAGAAGTGGCTTCCTGA
- a CDS encoding siderophore-interacting protein, with protein sequence MPRRARPTVVHTIVLRELEVARVVDVTPGMRRVTLTGDQLGSFTGSDGTTFPEFASHGFDDSVRLIFPYPGESEPVLPVYKDGKYRWPADPPALWRVYTVRRYDPQTRELDIDFVKHGVGVATTWAYRAKPGDRLHVGGPSVSDGWPEGYDRFLVAGDDTAVPAIDRLLKELPGEAQAEVYIEVAEESHRIDLPARPGVEVTWIVRHGQAAGTEPLLLRAVREAGRREGSIFAWLAGEQAVVRDLRRYLVEERGVDKADIDFTGYWRRAEVVASDADPAMPDLERNDEAFEKFHQMSELLPTLAVRAAANLGIADCISRGVRTVPALARHTGANERSLAKFLRYLQAIELLELDGDEYKLSETGEFLTDESVLDHLVSGGVEFRMSQAFHGLEAAVRDDRPVLGSVTGTDWDGLRGDLTFEHKRLENKSRFARVLADPLAKSAVLDGVGEVVVHGPGAGVHADYLTAGHPDARVTIVALPTAADWFRRDIPISIADATRRDRIRIVEQSVFEQTEPADAVLIIDTLGQYRDAEARLVLQRAAASLSPGGRVLLVEDTFDPGELDEHDAERDLLQLALHGSGYRTKDELEAVVADAGLTVIATSLVGWGNTLRVLAP encoded by the coding sequence GTGCCGCGTCGCGCCCGCCCCACCGTCGTACACACCATCGTCCTGCGGGAGCTGGAGGTGGCGCGGGTTGTCGATGTCACGCCCGGGATGCGCCGGGTGACTCTGACCGGCGATCAGCTGGGATCGTTCACCGGCAGCGACGGTACGACGTTCCCCGAATTCGCCAGCCACGGTTTCGACGACAGCGTCCGGTTGATCTTCCCGTACCCCGGCGAGAGCGAGCCGGTGCTCCCGGTTTACAAGGACGGAAAGTACAGGTGGCCGGCCGACCCGCCGGCGCTGTGGCGGGTCTACACGGTACGCCGCTACGACCCGCAGACCCGCGAGCTCGACATCGATTTCGTGAAACACGGCGTGGGTGTCGCTACGACGTGGGCGTACCGGGCGAAGCCCGGCGATCGCCTGCACGTCGGCGGACCGTCGGTCTCGGACGGGTGGCCTGAAGGTTACGACCGGTTCCTCGTTGCCGGTGACGACACGGCCGTCCCCGCGATCGACCGGCTGCTGAAGGAACTGCCCGGCGAAGCGCAGGCCGAGGTCTACATCGAGGTCGCTGAGGAGTCGCACCGGATCGATCTCCCAGCACGCCCCGGTGTCGAGGTGACCTGGATCGTGCGGCACGGACAGGCAGCGGGCACTGAGCCGTTGCTGCTGCGGGCAGTGCGCGAGGCCGGCCGGCGAGAGGGCTCGATCTTCGCCTGGCTCGCCGGGGAACAGGCCGTGGTCCGTGATCTGCGGCGGTATCTTGTCGAGGAGCGCGGTGTCGACAAGGCCGACATCGACTTCACCGGCTACTGGCGGCGCGCGGAGGTTGTCGCGTCGGACGCCGACCCCGCCATGCCGGACCTCGAGCGCAACGACGAGGCCTTCGAGAAGTTCCATCAGATGTCGGAGTTGCTGCCAACGCTGGCTGTTCGGGCGGCGGCGAACCTCGGGATCGCCGACTGCATCAGCCGCGGAGTGCGCACCGTACCCGCGCTCGCACGGCACACCGGAGCGAACGAACGCTCGCTGGCGAAGTTCCTGCGGTACCTGCAGGCGATCGAACTCCTGGAACTGGACGGCGACGAGTACAAGCTCAGTGAGACCGGCGAGTTCCTGACCGACGAGTCCGTCCTCGATCACCTGGTGTCGGGCGGGGTCGAGTTCCGGATGTCGCAGGCCTTCCACGGCCTCGAAGCGGCGGTCCGCGACGATCGTCCGGTGCTGGGGTCGGTGACCGGAACCGACTGGGACGGCCTCCGCGGCGATCTGACCTTCGAGCACAAGCGTCTGGAGAACAAGTCCCGGTTCGCGCGGGTGCTCGCCGATCCGCTCGCGAAGTCAGCCGTGCTCGACGGCGTCGGCGAGGTGGTCGTGCACGGACCTGGTGCAGGGGTCCACGCCGACTACCTCACGGCGGGCCATCCGGACGCGAGGGTGACCATCGTGGCGCTCCCCACCGCGGCGGACTGGTTCCGCAGGGACATTCCGATCAGCATCGCGGACGCGACCAGACGTGACCGGATCCGGATCGTCGAGCAGTCGGTGTTCGAGCAGACCGAACCGGCGGACGCCGTACTGATCATCGACACGCTCGGGCAGTACCGCGACGCGGAGGCGAGGCTCGTTCTTCAGCGGGCCGCCGCGAGCCTGAGCCCCGGTGGCCGGGTACTGCTGGTGGAGGACACCTTCGATCCCGGCGAGCTGGACGAACACGACGCAGAGCGCGACCTCCTGCAGCTGGCGCTGCACGGCTCCGGATATCGCACCAAGGACGAACTCGAGGCCGTCGTCGCCGATGCCGGACTGACCGTCATCGCGACGTCGCTGGTGGGCTGGGGCAACACGTTGCGAGTGCTGGCACCGTGA